A stretch of Vespula vulgaris chromosome 5, iyVesVulg1.1, whole genome shotgun sequence DNA encodes these proteins:
- the LOC127064135 gene encoding cell division cycle 5-like protein has protein sequence MPRIMIKGGVWRNTEDEILKAAVMKYGKNQWSRIASLLHRKSAKQCKARWFEWLDPSIKKTEWSREEDEKLLHLAKLMPTQWRTIAPIVGRTAAQCLERYEYLLDQAQKKEEGDDAADDPRKLKPGEIDPNPETKPARPDPKDMDEDELEMLSEARARLANTQGKKAKRKAREKQLEEARRLAALQKRRELRAAGITVSQKNKRKRGVNYNTEIPFEKRPAPGFYDTSKEHIDPLAIDFSKMRQQQLDGDHKQEKEEMERRKDKQKLKQRKENDIPMGMLNNEEPVKKRSKLVLPEPQISDQELQQVVKLGRASEVAREVAAESGITLSDSLLADYSLPTNVAVTPRTPAAQDKILQEAQNVMALTHVDTPLKGGLNTPLNNSDFSGVVPVTNAVATPNTILATPFRSQRSDGTPLNSFNTPASTRTQNGVLATPVRDKLSINPDEGIAGSETPVIQKQAKEQLRAGLIALPAPRNDYEIVVPEDETIDENTSIPANDIVEDQADIDARQQQELLEQKKRELARRSQVIQRDLPRPVDVNMNILRPFMDTPLTDMQRAEELIKREMITMLQYDALQNPMQQNRKSASSSLAQAQSYLEQHPYVNFDEEELDAAKQLLVDEMNVVKEGMAHGDLSLDAYTTVWEECLSQILYLETQKRYTRATLASKKDRVEACERKLEENRMHMTGEAKRAARMEKKLKVLTGGYQTRAQVLIKQLHDMCEQIEQAYLELSTFKFLQNQEEAAVPRRVNALIEDVNRQTERERVLQMRYAQLQDQLQQC, from the exons atgccGCGTATTATGATAAAAGGTGGTGTTTGGCGTAATACAGAG GATGAAATTCTAAAAGCAGCTGTAATGAAATATGGGAAAAACCAATGGAGCCGTATAGCTTCGTTACTTCATAGAAAATCTGCGAAACAATGTAAAGCACGTTGGTTTGAGTGGTTAGATCCTAGTATCAAAAAAACAGAATGGAGcagagaagaagatgaaaaactTTTACATCTTGCCAAACTTATGCCTACTCAATGGAGGACAATAGCTCCTATTGTAGGACGTACAGCAGCGCAATGTTTAGAaagatatgaatatttattggaTCAagcacaaaaaaaagaagagggtgaCGATGCAGCAGATGATCCCCGTAAACTTAAACCAGGTGAAATTGATCCAAATCCTGAGACAAAACCTGCAAGACCAGATCCTAAAGATATGGATGAGGATGAATTGGAAATGCTGTCTGAGGCTCGTGCAAGACTTGCgaatacccaaggaaagaaagcaaaacgaAAAGCTCGTGAAAAACAATTGGAAGAAGCACGTAGACTTGCAGCTTTGCAAAAACGTCGAGAACTTCGTGCTGCAGGCATCACGGTAtcacaaaaaaataaacgcaAACGAGGAGTCAATTATAATACAGAAATACCTTTTGAGAAACGTCCTGCTCCAGGATTTTATGATACTTCTAAAGAACATATTGATCCACTAGCCATAGATTTTTCTAAAATGAGGCAACAACAATTAGATGGAGACCataaacaagagaaagaagaaatggaacGTAGAAAAGATAAGCAGAAGTTAAAGCaacgtaaagaaaatgatattccAATGGGAATGCTTAATAATGAAGAACCtgtgaagaaaagaagtaaactTGTTTTACCAGAACCACAGATTTCTGATCAAGAATTACAACAAGTTGTTAAACTTGGACGTGCCTCAGAGGTTGCACGTGAAGTTGCTGCTGAGAGTGGTATTACTTTATCAGACAGTTTGTTAGCTGATTATTCCTTGCCAACAAATGTCGCAGTAACCCCTAGAACTCCAGCTGCACAAGATAAAATTCTTCAGGAAGCTCAAAATGTTATGGCCCTGACTCATGTAGATACACCATTAAAGGGAGGTTTAAATACACCACTGAATAATTCTGATTTTTCTGGTGTTGTACCTGTTACAAATGCTGTTGCAACTCCAAATACTATTTTGGCAACTCCATTTCGTTCGCAACGTAGTGACGGGACGCCCTTGAATTCATTTAATACACCAGCATCTACACGAACACAAAATGGAGTCCTTGCAACACCAGTTCGTGATAAACTTAGTATTAATCCAGACGAAGGTATTGCTGGGTCAGAAACGCCAGTGATACAAAAACAAGCTAAAGAACAATTACGTGCAGGCTTAATAGCATTGCCAGCACCACGTAATGATTATGAAATAGTTGTTCCTGAAGACGAAACTATAGATGAGAATACTTCTATTCCTGCAAATGATATAGTTGAAGATCAAGCTGATATTGATGCGAGACAGCAACAAGAATTGctggaacaaaaaaaaagagaattggCTAGAAGATCTCAAGTTATACAACGGGATTTGCCAAGACCAGTTGATgttaatatgaatattttaaggCCTTTCATGGATACACCTTTAACAGATATGCAGAGAGCAGAAGaactaataaaaagagaaatgattaCCATGCTTCAATATGATGCACTTCAGAATCCTATGCAACAGAATAGGAAGAGTGCTTCTAGTTCTTTAGCTCAAGCACAGTCGTATCTTGAACAACATCCTTATGTTAATTTTGATGAAGAAGAACTGGATGCT GCAAAACAATTATTGGTCGATGAAATGAATGTTGTAAAGGAAGGTATGGCACATGGAGATTTGAGTTTAGATGCATATACAACTGTGTGGGAAGAATGTTTATCACaa aTTTTATATTTGGAAACACAAAAACGTTATACCAGAGCAACATTAGCTTCTAAAAAAGATAGAGTAGAAGCCtgtgaaagaaaattagaagaaaatcgtATGCATATGACAGGTGAAGCAAAAAGAGCTGcaagaatggaaaagaaattgaaagtaTTAACAGGAGGTTATCAG accAGGGCACAAGTCTTAATTAAGCAATTGCATGACATGTGCGAACAAATAGAACAAGCTTATTTAGAACTTTcaacatttaaatttttacaaaatcaaGAGGAAGCGGCAGTTCCAAGAAGAGTAAATGCACTCATTGAAGACGTTAACAGACAAACTGAACGTGAACGTGTATTACAAATGCGATATGCACAATTGCAAGATCAGCTTCAACAAtgttaa
- the LOC127064154 gene encoding 28S ribosomal protein S10, mitochondrial has translation MLCSKAGSLFRIIINDAIHRETGYVGISTKSFSSLVEVKNAKPIPDKLYKKIEIELKGNDPAVLKSYGQFTEIAANHLEINMIRNTTPRKAVHERLTVLKSVHVHKKHRVQYESRTYFRFMDFAKLTGSTADTFLEYLQRNLPEGVAMKVTKVELQKLPESILIPPNTA, from the exons atgttatgcTCTAAG GCTGGTTCGTTATTCAGAATTATCATAAACGATGCAATTCATCGAGAAACTGGATACGTCGGGATCTCAACAAAATCATTCTCCTCATTAGTGGAAGTAAAAAATGCAAAG CCTATTcctgataaattatataaaaaaatagaaattgaaCTTAAAGGAAATGATCCTGCTGTATTGAAGAGTTATGGCCAATTTACTGAAATAGCTGCAAACcatttagaaattaatatgatAAGAAA taCAACACCTAGAAAAGCTGTGCATGAACGATTAACAGTGTTAAAATCTGTACATGTACATAAAAAACATCGTGTACAATATGAAAGCAGAACTTACTTTAGATTTATGGATTTTGCAAAATTAACAGGATCAACTGCAGATACTTTCTTAGAATATCTTCAACGAAATTTACCAGAAGGTGTAGCAATGAAAGTTACAAAG gtTGAATTACAGAAATTACCAGAATCTATACTGATACCACCGAATACTGCttaa
- the LOC127064156 gene encoding uncharacterized protein LOC127064156 translates to MTSIRNIIVLVALIFILHGESFAGTLYRLKRSRNEYILRRCIASAELIKMHVPERSTTRSISSNIGKHDINETSTIQRNDKRIKSRGDDRQYFISTNFKDTPLKTVNIQAVQKDKPLIFQKKYQLPELQHNVPSKAPEISTNVITIKSSPEKDIFLSINNM, encoded by the exons ATGACAAGTATACGAAATATAATCGTTCTTGTtgctttaatttttattttacacggAGAATCTTTCGCTGGAACTCTTTATCGTCTGAAACGATCGA GAAATGAATATATACTGCGCAGGTGTATTGCTAGCgcagaattaattaaaatgcacGTACCTGAAAGAAGTACAACACGATCGATTTCATCTAATATAGGAAAACACGATATTAATGAAACTTCCACGATACAACGAAACGATAAACGGATTAAATCACGCGGTGATGATCGGCAATACTTTATATCTACAAATTTCAAAGACACACCTCTTAAAACTGTAAACATTCAGGCAGTACAAAAAGATAAACCtctaatatttcaaaagaaatatcaacTACCTGAACTTCAACATAATGTACCCAGCAAAGCACCTGAAATATCAACTAATGTTATTACCATTAAATCATCGCCGGAAAaggacatttttctttctattaacaACATGTAA
- the LOC127064143 gene encoding beta-1,3-glucan-binding protein 1-like yields the protein MCLKKICQVSPLILVQLNVIITVILIVSVKAYTIPEPLFEVLGSKGLRISIEDAPGLQYFTFHGNLNKAIYSGDPGELFGDVFRAKNGRWTLEKANVFLQEGDVVNYWIYVQVNNTNSIKENQRYVVGANSKKSTTVSPVIVNPSTTKEQLIFSEDFNNLDESLWSRDIKMPLEPDYEFCVYHNDNHQKLVEIDNGILRINPIILEDSYGENITAYGTLQLADCTSNVPQECFRNALSYSILPPVISARFNTKNRFAFKYGKIEIRAKFPEGDWLYPELWLEPLYSLYGPNYASGRVLLGFARGNDNLVDAENLEKIYDARKLEFGLRSGSPTIYEDIVQKTVDRDSKWNKDFHVYTTIWDANGFKFLADGEEIGRLLPTVNGWLHNNNSNVHGMTKIAPFDQEFYISIGIGVGGLRVFPDKTISSGYKKPWKNVGAKPMLQFWHSRSQWLPSWRRDNSKKRALEIDYVKVWSL from the exons atgtgtttaaaaaaaatttgtcaagtTTCACCGTTAATTTTAGTTCAATTGAATGTAATAATCACTGTGATATTAATTGTAAGTGTAAAAGCTTACACGATACCAGAACCATTATTCGAAGTACTTGGATCAAAAGGATTACGTATTTCTATAGAAG ATGCTCCGGGCTTGCAATATTTTACGTTTCAtggaaatttaaataaagcaATATATTCGGGAGACCCTGGCGAATTATTTGGTGATGTTTTTCGAGCTAAAAATGGACGATGGACATTAGAAAAAGCAAACGTTTTCTTACAAGAAGGAGATGTTGTTAATTATTGGATATATGTACAagttaataatacaaattccattaaagaaaatcaaagatatGTGGTTGGcg cGAATTCAAAAAAATCTACAACTGTATCACCAGTTATCGTTAATCCAAGTACTACAAAAGAGCAATTGATATTCAGCgaagattttaataatttagatgAATCACTTTGGTCACGTGATATAAAAATGCCATTAGAACCT gATTACGAATTTTGCGTTTATCATAATGACAATCATCAGAAGCTCGTTGAGATCGATAATGGTATTCTTCGTATTAATCCGATTATTTTAGAAGATTCGTACGGAGAAAATATAACTGCATATGGAACATTACAACTTGCTGA ttgCACCAGCAATGTCCCACAGGAATGTTTTCGAAATGCTTTGTCTTATAGTATTTTGCCACCTGTTATATCAGCTagatttaatacaaaaaatcgATTTGCATTCAAGTATGGTAAAATCGAAATCCGTGCTAAATTTCCTGAAGGTGATTGGTTATATCCAG AACTATGGTTGGAACCACTTTATTCTCTTTACGGCCCTAATTATGCTAGCGGTCGTGTTCTTCTTGGTTTTGCTCGTGGAAACGATAATCTCGTCGATGCCGAAAATTTAGAGAAAATTTACGACGCTAGGAAATTGGAATTTGGATTGAGATCAGGTTCTCCAACGATCTATGAAGATATTGTTCAGAAAACAGTGGATCGTGATTCTAAATGGAACAAAGACTTTCACGTATATACAACTATATGGGATGCTAATGGATTCAAATTTTTAGCAGACGGCGAAGAAATTGGTCGTTTACTTCCTACGGTAAACGGATggttacataataataatagtaatgttCATGGTATGACAAAAATCGCTCCATTTGATCAAGAG tTCTATATCAGTATAGGTATAGGTGTTGGTGGTCTAAGAGTTTTTCCAGACAAAACGATCAGTTCTGGTTATAAAAAACCTTGGAAAAATGTAGGCGCTAAg cCAATGCTACAGTTTTGGCACTCTAGAAGTCAATGGTTACCAAGTTGGAGGCGAGATAATAGTAAGAAAAGGGCTTTAGAAATAGACTACGTGAAAGTCTGGTCGTTGTAA
- the LOC127064157 gene encoding protein FAM162B-like, translating to MSSVNYIRKMIISQLACRSILSKIIRHAYSNGKEKTRFMSTQSPKVNTKSNVETVHDIGTHMHPVSNFDRRILVWVKRYPSMADVPAQVTRDCILQARTKARVRTCNIMIIISVIGFLVAAVTGKREVAVGNTLFKKDQEWQENLRKEYKAELAAANKK from the exons atgtCAAGTGTAAATTACATAAG aaaaatgattatttcacAGTTAGCATGTCGTTCTATATTATCCAAAATAATAAGACATGCTTATAGCAatggtaaagaaaaaactagATTTATGTCTACACAAAGTCCTAAAGTAAATACCAAAAGTAATGTTGAAACTGTTCATGACATag gaaCTCATATGCATCCTGTTTCTAATTTCGACAGAAGAATATTAGTATGGGTGAAACGATATCCATCTATGGCTGATGTACCTGCACAAGTCAC ACGTGATTGTATACTGCAAGCACGAACCAAAGCTAGAGTACGCACTTGCAAcattatgataataatctCAGTAATAGGATTTCTGGTTGCTGCTGTAACTGGAAAACGAGAAGTAGCAGTAGGAAATAcattgtttaaaaaagatcAGGAATGGCAAGAAAACTTACGAAAAGAGTACAAAGCAGAGTTAGCAGCtgcaaataaaaagtaa
- the LOC127064158 gene encoding protein MIX23 isoform X1 translates to MLRKMRQFDDKIIYMLNTTLPTESFKGEVNPTSKCKELYEEVQHSHIQRESAINKCLIIAKERVKYLKNQKESQGNDPIFIKSLRKEQNNLRLLQSELGVEEVLRNRTMQAYHDRCRSYYKPPTSP, encoded by the coding sequence ATGTTACGAAAAATGAGACAGTTCGATGACAAAATCATATACATGTTAAATACAACACTTCCTACAGAATCATTTAAAGGGGAAGTAAATCCAACCTCAAAGTGTAAAGAATTGTACGAAGAAGTTCAGCATAGTCATATTCAAAGAGAAAGTGCCATCAATAAATGTTTAATCATTGctaaagaaagagtgaaatatttaaaaaatcaaaaggaaaGTCAAGGGAATGAtccaatatttataaaaagtttacGAAAAGAACAGAATAATTTACGCTTATTGCAATCAGAACTTGGTGTGGAAGAAGTTTTGAGAAATCGTACAATGCAAGCTTATCATGATAGGTGTCGCAGTTATTATAAACCACCAACTAGTCCATAG
- the LOC127064158 gene encoding protein MIX23 isoform X2 codes for MAAVSVECVDFLEFQDMLRKMRQFDDKIIYMLNTTLPTESFKGEVNPTSKCKELYEEVQHSHIQRESAINKCLIIAKERVKYLKNQKESQGNDPIFIKSLRKEQNNLRLLQSELGVEEVLRNRTMQAYHDRCRSYYKPPTSP; via the exons ATGGCTGCTGTTAGCGTGGAATGTGTGGATTTTTTAGAATTTCAg GATATGTTACGAAAAATGAGACAGTTCGATGACAAAATCATATACATGTTAAATACAACACTTCCTACAGAATCATTTAAAGGGGAAGTAAATCCAACCTCAAAGTGTAAAGAATTGTACGAAGAAGTTCAGCATAGTCATATTCAAAGAGAAAGTGCCATCAATAAATGTTTAATCATTGctaaagaaagagtgaaatatttaaaaaatcaaaaggaaaGTCAAGGGAATGAtccaatatttataaaaagtttacGAAAAGAACAGAATAATTTACGCTTATTGCAATCAGAACTTGGTGTGGAAGAAGTTTTGAGAAATCGTACAATGCAAGCTTATCATGATAGGTGTCGCAGTTATTATAAACCACCAACTAGTCCATAG
- the LOC127064144 gene encoding nonsense-mediated mRNA decay factor SMG9 — MIPVLPKDSEGKEGEGRALIKVVERPTFILKTREGESRAVSPSQRNGNKKETDSTSTMPLKPPDMTRTVISTCIEMTNCAKFMDENMQLSESALEFFCDQQDFLVVGCLGPQGVGKSTIMSLLTSNYKADIFNVQDMSHHESGTNCTNGIDFFVTKNRVIFLDTQPILSTSVIDYASSFEQKKTTTDFVNTETNLELQSLQFAAFLFSVCHVIIFVQDWFVDPNLVRFLQTAEMLKPSSTTTMDQDYVEYYPHILFLHNKVEAQDFMPSTVGKMKEFYNKVFASSRLQTHSGLDMSRGSVESGLNLFLMPLITTEDEYNVQENEKRLIEQLRMKIHGVSRHPMTPSTLTEKNWYHYVSKVMEAIKKSHLSSEYGRLMP, encoded by the exons atgataccGGTATTGCCGAAAGATTCAGAAGgtaaagaaggagagggaagGGCTTTAATAAAAGTTGTAGAACGTCCAacatttatattgaaaacCAGAGAAGGTGAAAGCAGAGCAGTTTCACCAAGTCAGCGTAATGGCAACAA aaaagaaacagattcAACTTCAACAATGCCATTGAAACCACCGGATA tgaCACGTACAGTAATTTCTACATGTATTGAAATGACAAATTGTGCTAAATTTATGGATGAAAATATGCAGCTTAGTGAAAGTgcattagaatttttttgtgACCAACAAGATTTTTTAGTAGTTGGATGTTTAGGTCCACAAGGTGTAGGGAAGTCTACAATAATGTCTCTTCTTACATCAAATTATAA GGCTGACATTTTTAATGTTCAAGATATGTCCCATCATGAGAGTGGTACAAACTGTACTAATGGAATAGATTTTTTTGTAACTAAGAATAGAGTGATATTTTTAGATACACAACCTATTTTATCAACTTCTGTGATTGACTATGCTTCGTcatttgaacaaaaaaagactACTACTGATTTTGTTAATACAGAAACCAATTTAGAATTGCAATCATTACAATTTGcagcatttttattttcagtgtgtcatgtaattatatttgtacaaGATTGGTTTGTTGATCCAAATTTAGTCAg atttcttcAAACAGCAGAAATGCTAAAACCATCATCTACAACTACTATGGATCAGGATTATGTTGAATATTAtccacatatattatttttacacaaTAAAGTAGAAGCACAAGATTTTATGCCTAGTACTGTTGGCAAAATGaag gaattttataataaagtatttgCCAGTTCCAGATTACAAACTCACAGTGGCTTAGACATGAGTCGTGGCTCAGTTGAAAGTggtttgaatttatttttaatgccATTAATTACAACAGAag ATGAATACAATGtgcaagaaaatgaaaaaagactGATTGAACaattaagaatgaaaatacatGGAGTATCAAGACATCCAATGACACCATCTAcattaacagaaaaaaattg gtatCACTATGTTTCAAAAGTCATGGAGGCAATAAAGAAAAGTCATTTGTCATCAGAGTATGGAAGATTAATGCCATAA
- the LOC127064155 gene encoding protein Dr1, giving the protein MASAAMSPAEDDELTLPRASINKMIKEILPHVRVANESRELILNCCTEFIHLLSSEANEICNQQQKKTINAEHILQALEKLGFGDYSAEAEAVLRDCKAVAAKRRRQSTRLENLGIPEEELLRQQQELFAKAREEQAVAEQQQWQQLQAVAQMTSMQQTDSEQEDYS; this is encoded by the coding sequence ATGGCCTCGGCTGCGATGTCCCCGGCTGAAGATGACGAGTTAACCCTTCCTCGTGCATCCATTAATAAGATGATCAAGGAAATACTACCACACGTACGCGTGGCTAATGAGTCACGAGAATTAATCTTAAATTGTTGTACAGAGTTCATCCATTTGTTGTCTTCTGAAGCTAATGAAATATGCaatcaacaacaaaaaaagacaataaatGCAGAGCATATTTTGCAAGCACTTGAGAAACTTGGTTTCGGCGATTATAGTGCAGAAGCAGAAGCTGTTTTAAGAGATTGTAAAGCAGTAGCAGCTAAGAGAAGACGTCAGAGTACTAGGTTAGAAAATTTGGGAATTCCagaagaagaattattgaGACAACAACAAGAACTCTTTGCAAAAGCAAGAGAAGAACAAGCTGTTGCTGAACAACAACAATGGCAACAATTGCAAGCAGTTGCACAAATGACATCAATGCAACAAACTGATAGCGAACAAGAAGATTACtcataa
- the LOC127064136 gene encoding vascular endothelial growth factor receptor 1-like has protein sequence MLSQTSSFFLQSIVIFLIFNINILWASSTNKLFGDVRNITVYALEDEKYLNHYDIYQSLKLNISWLPPNENMQPSSYSVTVTSMSSEKSNLAICPKGILSYITKNNSELNVLLPQSELSTGVPESYIRPSCSYKIEVYANPRKKPTGTAQEIIYKVPECVSHKCDCTNRKSVLPIPRVNVTVNTCQVIITWSIETNDTHVHSYKVSIGIPPLISKARFPVYNISQIGITEAKTNIFLWNLYNGYQCNELKDNYKIFVTAIDDHGCFGNHGIFTINLSDQSSSLQNYFIIFVPVTLVICIIFSLFSFIFFKKKKQKFIWRKGHTSRIQEIDSISKCKSNWVNSILRKHNMLYTQCNTEIIPYKHETSEFEIPYNSLKLTSELGEGQFSKVYLGYINNNATPVAVKMSRLSNELNKLDMYREFMEEIEIMIKAGQHPHLVNLIGYSIVPNKSVYIILEYMKGGNLLAYLHSIRDKKTESGFIQNIFNKYGFGFGSLETLYTTINTLSISSTYSKNDKLKLPSSRYVNLECFKKEENAINMQAEVERNQFIQFALDIAKGMEHLESKGIIHRDLAARNILLTSNLSLKISDFGLSRNGIYTINDMSSKIRQLPVRWMSPETLQDRIFSSKSDVWSFAVVLWEIGTFGAFPYSHVPDNKLLEHIIIEKQCLSQPKNVPCDIYKIMQYCWAFQPENRPTFAQLVLDLQALIGFLPLQNAKNNPCYTLLSYS, from the exons ATGTTATCTCAAacttcatcattttttttacaatcaattgtgatttttcttatttttaatattaacatattatgGGCATCAAGTACAAATAAACTTTTTGGTGATGTGAGAAACATCACAGTATATGCTttagaagatgaaaaatatttaaatcattatgACATATATCaatctttaaaattaaatatatcttggTTACCACCAAATGAGAATATGCAACCTTCCTCATACAG tGTGACAGTAACAAGCATGTCAAGTGAAAAATCAAATCTTGCAATTTGTCCAAAAGGAATACTGtcttatataacaaaaaataacagtGAACTTAATGTTTTACTACCACAGAGTGAGTTATCAACTGGTGTACCAGAGTCTTATATTCGTCCAAGCTGCTCATATAAGATAGAAGTTTATGCTAATCCAAGAAAAAAGCCAACAGGAACAGCACAAGAG ataatttataaagtCCCAGAATGTGTAAGTCATAAATGTGATTGCACAAATAGAAAATCTGTATTACCAATCCCTCGTGTAAATGTGACTGTTAATACATGTCAAGTCATAATTACATGGAGCATAGAAACTAATGATACTCATGTACATTCCTACAAAGTTAG taTAGGAATTCCTCCTTTAATATCAAAAGCAAGATTtcctgtatataatatttcacaaATAGGTATTACCGAAGcaaaaactaatatttttttatggaatTTATATAATGGTTATCAATGTAATGAATTAAAAgacaattacaaaatatttgtaacTGCAATAGATGATCATGGTTGCTTTGGTAATCATGGAATATTTACCATCAATTTATCAGATCAGAGTTCATCATTGCAAAACTATTTTatt atATTTGTACCTGTTACATTGGTTATCTGTATAATATTCAGTttgtttagttttattttttttaaaaagaaaaaacaaaaattcatttgGAGGAAAGGACATACATCACG aatACAAGAAATAGATTCCATTTCCAAGTGTAAATCAAATTGGGTGAATTCTATTCTTCGAAAacataatatgttatatactCAATGCAATACAGAG attataCCATATAAACATGAAACAAGTGAATTTGAAATCCcatataattctttaaaattgACTTCTGAATTGGGTGAAGGCCAATTTAGTAAAGTTTATCTTggatacataaataataatgcaacACCAGTAGCAGTTAAGATGTCAAGGTTatcaaatgaattaaataaactaGATATGTACCGAGAATTTATGGAAGAGattgaaataatgataaaagcaGGACAACATCCACATTTAGTTAATCTTATAGGTTATTCCATTGTGCCAAATAAAtccgtatatataattttagagTATATGAAAGGTGGTAATTTATTGGCATATTTGCATTCaataagagataagaaaactGAATCTggatttatacaaaatatttttaataaatatggaTTTGGATTTGGTTCTTTAGAaa caTTATATACAACAATAAATACATTATCTATATCTTCAACATATTCAAAAAATGACAAATTGAAATTGCCTAGTTCAAGATATGTTAATCTAGAgtgttttaaaaaagaagaaaatgccATAAATATGCAGGCTGAAGTTGaaagaaatcaatttatacaatttgCTCTTGACATTGCAAAAGGAATGGAGCATTTGGAATCTAAGGGTATTATTCATAGAGATCTTGCTGCAAGGAATATATTACTTACTTCAAATCTATCTTTAAAG aTATCTGATTTTGGACTTTCTAGAAATGGAATCTATACTATAAATGACATGTCAAGCAAAATAAGACAACTTCCAGTACGCTGGATGTCTCCAGAAACTTTACAAGatcgtatattttcttctaagaGCGATGTCTGGTCATTTGCTGTAGTATTGTGGGAGATTGGTACTTTTGGAGCTTTTCCATATTCACATGTACCagataacaaattattagaacatataattattgaaaaacaaTGTTTAAGTCAACCAAAAAATGTTCCttgtgatatttataaaataatgcaaTATTGTTGGGCATTTCAACCAGAAAATAGACCTACTTTTGCACAACTTGTATTAGATTTACAAGCTTTAATAGGATTCTTGCCTTTACaaaatgcaaaaaataatCCTTGTTACACATTACTGTCTTATTCTTAG